The Oryzias melastigma strain HK-1 linkage group LG15, ASM292280v2, whole genome shotgun sequence genome includes the window ATATTTCCAGgtcattaaaattttatttttaaacactaaTCAATAGAAGTTTATTACTTGTATGCTAAAAGCACACCTTTAAAGCTATATACTTCAAATACTTTCATAAATGTAACTTTACTGCCAGTAAACTAACAGTATACCAGAAAGGCTACTTTAAGtatatgttttccttttttagactAAAATTGGGAAGGTTTAGTCCCAAGAAGTATACTTGTTAGTAAACTGCCAGTATACTTTTTAAGCGTTCTTGGTACACTTGGgagaaatataattttctatACTTGGgtatactttaaaacatatacttgaaatatatttatttttggtaagaaAATCCAGGCTTTGATCatctttcagggcaaaaagattggttgtatttttgtttttacataagtTCTCAgggtatttttttctacatattcTGTGCTAGCGTTTCTCGGCGGATATAGCTTATTCAGGATTGCagtaggaaaattctcaaattttAGTAGTTTCCACAAcattatttgattgaatcttcatcctTCGTAAAATGTTTGAGCTGGTTTAAACTtagtgatgaagattttccctttagcGTCAAAATGGAGGCTAACAACCTGGTGCTAGCTTTAGCTACGCATGACTTATAAGGTGTGATAGatgaataaagcaaaataaaatgacgcaAAAAacgtaaaactggtattttttacatataataTGAATGTGAATCCACCatgtctccaactttattatctgtgtttgtgaaacagAGAGTCTATCGCTACGtattagctacatgctacatgagaacaactgtctGAGTAATTCTATATGTCGAGGAAGACTTCCgttttttgtctgtaaatagcagctttattgttctctgAAGTTGAAGGCTCTTATTTGGTTTCCTCTCTAGCTCTTTTCTTTCcgaaaaaacttcaaaaatacgttttgtttgtttttgttagcttttggctactagcttagcagTGCAGGTAGCttgaagtcatgtgaccagggcggatgttgtgaacagaatcccccagatttccaaaataaaacttcattaaaatatagaaaataaactaaacagaaataatcttagttagtactttttttttcctggagacTGGACAtagatcaacttttttttacctcttttacCTGTTCAGAAACTTGAAACTTCcgaaataaacacagaaaaaaagtatctcCTTTACAGTTAGCAATGTTCTTGCATTTGTCCCATACATTGATTTCCATTCCTTTTAACAAGTTTCAGGACATCTCATGTTCTCTAAAGATCCTATCAATTTCATTCAAATTCATAAGGGAGAGAAAGGCTGAAATCTTTGCTCCTTTAACAAGAACCCTCTGTGCACCTTCCAGTGGTTTGATGGATACAGAGATATCGCAGCATATGTCAACAAATAGCAAATTGGTCCATTATTTCCAATAAAGATAAAACTACGATAAGGCATTTTTGTAAGAGGAGTCGAACTGAGCGTTGCTTGCTCAGTAGGAAAGAATGAAACCTCATTTGAATACATTAACCTTTTGGCTTTTGCTGCAGGCGGTCGTCCCAACTCACTCtgacgtttttcttttttttattttaaacctccTCACCTGTGGTGTATGGGCATGCGAGTCCACACAATGAAAAGAGAAGCTTTAGGAGGCACTTTTTGTTAGAAAAGCtgatttaaatgtaagcaaatgttttataaaatgctgacttttttttcttttagggtgAAAATGGCAGAGGAAAGTTTCAAGCAGGCCAGACAGAAGACTTCCTACAACGTGACAACCAAAAATGCCACTGGAATAGTATGTTCTTCCTCTTTTTGTCGCTCTGCTTgtcatctgttttttattcctGCAGCACCTGCCTCCTTTCTCTCTTTCCATGACGCAGAACGCTTCTTCACCTGACAGGCTCTATTGCTTGCAAATGCAAGTCCGGATGTTAAGAAACAACActtctggatttttttactgtaacatGTTGGGATGACTGTAAATACCTTTGAACCGTCtttatttatagcttttttccttctctctctTTCCCCACAGAAAGCAAAACTGGGTAAGAAGATGTGAAGCAGAGAATGGAAAATAGTCATCAGCAAGACTGTTGCACAAACACAATCTGACACAACTCATCAGTcctttttaagtctttttttatagCCTCACTGTTTATTTACTTGTGTCTTGTCAGCTTTTTTGAAGTGGATGCTGTTTAGAAGCTAAATGAAGCATTTCGCTCTCAACTAGAAAGTGCTgacatttttaatggaaatcTATTACGAAGCCTTCAAGATGAGCTGTAAAAACGTAGCCATAAGGTAAAGGTTGTAGcacaaattttaacttttattactattttattctTAGCCAGATGCAATAATATAATTTATGGATTTTATGCGATTGTAAAGATAATACTGATTTAATACAAGCCATTTTGTTAGACAGGAAGTGCCTTATTGTGCAGTGGAGAAGAGAAGTGAGTGCTGCAGAACAGggcttattttaatttattgatgggtttttcaaagaaaaagaactaaaaatgccgttttttttttttttaataacctgGTAAGTTTTGTCATCTGAACTGCCCTTCTCGTAtgaatttttaccaaaaaaaaaaaaatctttgtgtgtttttaacctaaaatcCTATGCAAGTGGTGTTTTCTGCTGtgtaaaagtgtgtgtgtgaaaaaagCGTGAAACCACAAGGCTTCCATGTGCAATAGCAAcagctaaaagtaaaaaaatatatatatttattcaataaaagtagccacatttgtaacaaaaatgcttttgtcGCTggtattctttttattttaaaaacacagactatttaagttttatatgaaatttatttaatatacttTTGTCATACATTATcacatacataaaatatatttatatattgtatatatatatattgcattgCACCTTTGGTACACATGCtgcagtattttttctttttacgagCTAGAATATGGGATAGTTGAAGGGTAAAGTCAATGTTGGGACATCTCCTGGCAATCTTGTGTAAGGAGATATTTCACCACCCATCTTATAAAAGTGGCTTTtcaaaatgcaagtttttaaaactccaaaaaaaaggTCACTTTCAGTGTCCGTAATGAGATGGTTGCCTCTTCTTTATATTAAACAGTGACTGCTTGTATGTTTTAATCATAATTGGGCTTTAGAGTCACTccatttctttatatatatttattttttgtcgaAAAAGCCATCACTGGAATGACTTAGAGTAGTTCCACTTGCTGGGCGAAGTCCTCCGactgttttttcacagtttccCGTGGCCGCTCACGTCTACAGACATACAGCGGCACTGTTTGACCCGCTGCACCTTACGGTGCCGGAAAGGCGGCTGCAGGTCTGGACAGTCCAGCTGCACCGTCAGCTGTGTGATGCGGTGAGGCCTGCAGAAGGCGCAGGACTGAAAAGGCTCCTGAACTTTGTTGTGGCCCTTCCTCCCCGAGCCGGAGGCCTTGCCCCGACTGTGTCCCTGACCGGCGCTGGGGCCCATGTGGCGCGGGATGTAGAAGGAGTTGCACTGGCCGTAGCAGAAGCGGTTGACCACCGTGCGGCTGCGGCAGCCGTCCTCGCTGATGGTCTGGCGGAGGGGCTGGGTCTTGCACCAGTCTCTGCGGAGGTAGCGGCGCTCCGTCACCACCAGGGCCTCTCTGCTGGAGGAGAGCACCTCCGGTTTGGGCTGCAACAGTCTGTGCTGGCGCTCCGCGGAGAGGTTGCCTTTGGACTTGTGCGGGGACGGGATGGAGccctgggggcggggctttttgCCCTCCGCTGTGATGCAGAGCACCCCAGCCAGTATGACAGGAATGGTAATTCTCCACAGCATTCTGCAAAAGAAGAGAAGATGAAGACGCTGCAACTCTCAACCTCCCATCTATAGATAGACATTACATCAGAGGTCGCCAAACTAGGATCCGGCCCCCTGAACACCATCATCCCGTCATTACCAATACTGGCTCATTTGAAAATAGgatcttgtttttgttaaatgtgtCTTCTGcaatagaaatagaaatctcccagaaaccctccagatccacatgaggctcttttatctcttcatggttgctcttgaccaaacataaaatactgACTCAGCAGCGTCCtactaatggctgcctaaccaaaactacctaaaaaaaacaaataaacaaagcctgcaaactaagactaccaaggtccaaccccaaactaaaataacaaaacccagcagtctaagactactgaggacaaagagggaaaaagaaccaaatataaataaaagaaaaataaaatggtatttttttttacctaaggATGACTTAATTAGCGTTTGTTTAATtaagattagttaaatttataaattaaaggCTGAGGTAAAactgataaactatgtaggtttttacatccctgttgacctaaAGGCGTCTTGTTTCCTCAACGTTTCctccaaaatgttcagatttaaatgcaaagcaaaactttgataaaaaataaattttatcaGTATGAAGctcatattatcttatgctgcacaacattggttactagctacccagagctgcactgagatgatcctgtttggcacagagcattttttattttgaaaatacgtCATTTGAGCGtctgtcaaatgtaaataaataaatcacattttgagaaatgctaggtcctttttatatgtttgctttatcatgccaaaaaaagaatttcatatttattatttttttaaaaagaaggtaataaatgcaaatctatttttttagactatgcagctccttctaggttttgatctgtagaaaatgagtccaaatggctcttttacggTTAAAGGTCGCCGACCCCTGAGCTAGGAGCTGTAAAGGAGAGCTGGAGTGTGGTATCGTCCTGAAATTGACTCAAATGGAATAGACGAAGGGGAAATGGGGAAATTTACTGTGATTTAGTcactctaaagcaggggtcttcACACCACGGCCCgtgggctggatccggccctcctctaTATTTGGTCCGGCCCCCAAACAATATCTGCCACGCAtgatataatatattttttttatctggccACATGATCAAGACCCACATTATTCCACCCTTACAGTTTATGTAGTTTTTGCTAAtatgtaaaacaacaaaacaacctaaataGCCTCTCTGGAGCCACAAGATCCAGATggctttttctgttagcctacaaaccgactggcccaacatcagagaagaaactGTTATATGGGCCTCACAGGAAAAActactacggcccgcgggccaaatccggccctcctccacatttggcccggcccctgAACACTAACACAGAtgcatgatttttatttatttttttatttattttttaagtctggCCACGCAATCGAGACCTGCTctgtgtgactttttattccacccctgttctaaagcaggggttctgaaactacggcccgcgggccggatccggccctgaaactgtaaatgtttgattAGACGCATCCTATGatttttacacttcttttgATATCCCTACAGACTTACCCTGACCCTGAATCAGAGAAGAAACCCACTAGGTGGGcctcacaagaaaaagcagtggtccccacaGTACagcccgtgggccggatccggccctaaaactgtaa containing:
- the grem2a gene encoding gremlin-2, whose translation is MLWRITIPVILAGVLCITAEGKKPRPQGSIPSPHKSKGNLSAERQHRLLQPKPEVLSSSREALVVTERRYLRRDWCKTQPLRQTISEDGCRSRTVVNRFCYGQCNSFYIPRHMGPSAGQGHSRGKASGSGRKGHNKVQEPFQSCAFCRPHRITQLTVQLDCPDLQPPFRHRKVQRVKQCRCMSVDVSGHGKL